In Pochonia chlamydosporia 170 chromosome Unknown PCv3seq00008, whole genome shotgun sequence, the following proteins share a genomic window:
- a CDS encoding sorbitol dehydrogenase (similar to Verticillium alfalfae VaMs.102 XP_003007752.1), whose protein sequence is MATQTVKASVLHGAKDLRIENRALPAPAADEVQIAVQSTGLCGSDLHYYNHYRNGDIIVREPLTLGHESSGTVVAVGSDVTNLTPGDRVALEVGLPCENCEYCREGRYNICREMKFRSSAKANPHAQGTLQERINHPARWCHKLPSELSLDLGAIIEPLSVAMHARNRANLPAGATVLVIGAGAVGLLAAAVSKADKAAAVVIADIQKDRVDFAVANGYADAGFVVPMARPETIQEKLAYAQDVATKIKETEVNGKPVGEFSGVYECTGVETCTQTAIYATKPGGQVMIIGMGNPILTLPMSAAALREVNIVGVFRYANVYGKAIELLSNRPANMPDLSSLITHRFKGLDQISDAFAMAAKVKDDSGSLVLKVVVDMKE, encoded by the exons ATGGCGACTCAAACTGTCAAAGCTTCCGTCTTACACGGAGCAAAGGACTTACGAATT GAGAACCGTGCCCTGCCAGCTCCTGCAGCCGACGAAGTTCAGATTGCCGTTCAATCAACGGGGCTTTGTGGCTCTGATTTACACTACTACAACCATTACCGAAATGGAGACATTATCGTTCGCGAGCCGCTGACACTGGGCCACGAGTCGAGCGGAACTGTAGTGGCTGTTGGTTCAGATGTGACCAACCTGACACCCGGAGACCGCGTCGCTCTTGAAGTTGGTCTGCCCTGTGAGAACTGCGAATACTGCAGAGAAGGTCGCTACAACATTTGCCGAGAAATGAAATTTAGAAGCTCGGCAAAGGCCAATCCTCATGCGCAGGGTACTCTGCAGGAGAGAATCAACCACCCAGCTCGATGGTGCCACAA ACTACCATCTGAGCTATCTCTAGACCTAGGAGCCATTATTGAGCCTCTATCCGTCGCTATGCATGCACGCAACCGTGCCAACTTGCCCGCTGGTGCCACGGTGTTGGtcattggtgctggtgctgttggccTGCTAGCTGCAGCAGTGAGCAAGGCCGACAAGGCGGCTGCAGTCGTTATTGCTGATATTCAGAAAGACCGCGTCGACTTTGCTGTTGCAAATGGCTatgctgatgctggtttTGTTGTGCCCATGGCCCGTCCAGAGACCATCCAGGAGAAATTAGCTTATGCACAAGACGTTGCTACCAAAATTAAGGAGACGGAAGTAAACGGGAAACCTGTGGGCGAATTTTCTGGCGTCTACGAGTGTACCGGTGTTGAGACATGCACTCAGACAGCCATATAC GCAACCAAACCAGGTGGTCAGGTCATGATCATCGGCATGGGCAACCCTATTCTCACTCTGCCGATGTCGGCAGCCGCGCTTCGCGAGGTCAACATAGTTGGCGTTTTCCGATACGCTAATGTCTACGGAAAAGCCATCGAGTTGCTGTCAAACCGTCCAGCCAACATGCCGGATTTGTCATCGCTCATCACTCATCGCTTCAAGGGCCTGGACCAGATAAGTGATGCatttgccatggcagccaaggTTAAGGATGATTCTGGAAGTCTGGTTTTAAAAGTTGTAGTAGATATGAAGGAGTAA
- a CDS encoding protein kinase (Chm1) (similar to Neosartorya fischeri NRRL 181 XP_001266046.1) encodes MSRQQRGPGTTLANTAISTVPGTTTTTYSGSTVPLPVARRQHNNASGFVASPVRQQGWVTVKEGSFITAWKDRYLVLRKEWLDFCKSEGGKSAYTLFLSDVVGVGRVETGTPILEIKRRGNCSSTSPGEKEGEFRVMHLRTKTEDDLYKWIDCIYMACPGLGGVSNPTNFSHAIHVGFNPGSKEFVGLPHEWVQLLSASAITKEDYARNPQAVIEAVDFYSDLTKKTDNPEEYLALSPTSANRLLEELTEDPDIDAIAATSANISSAPRANAYLPQGANSKLTFQQHEQRRERSQERVPNLPIENLSISNTESSSRVAPNARQDIQPLRPAPLAPKLRRVPPQPVRPAADQSPTKTVPDKSTLEVSVTRPEQVSKPAQDPTLTAIPVPSKRRQAVRHLTTSEAELISKLQAVVSAGNPDHSYSRQRKIGQGASGSVYVAKIKDTAVGVAQDIMLERGLNARVAIKEMSLARQPRKELLVDEIMIMKENRHENIINFLDAFLVNDNRQLWVVIEYIDGGALNDIIDNNLTIPERHMATICRETCQGLQHLHSRRIIHRDIKSDNVLMDSRGHIKITDFGFCAKLNERRSKRATMVGTTYWMAPEVVKQKNYSYKIDVWSLGIMAIEMAEMEPPYMDEEPLRALYLIATSGTPPLRHAAKHSPLLKSFLARCLRVDVEQRASTDELLDHEFLNSGGSQETPDTEVPHIRTYFYIGGEYAKDEKGGHFFRDQMYVEKLVPAQGVTQKIPIIMMHGNCMTGTNFLNKPDGGRGWASDFLLQGYEVYIIDQPLRGRSAWHPGDGVPSPSTYSAELMQDRFTAPKRAMQWPQAAKHTQWPGTGIMGDPIFDAFYASTVQFINNETYLQIRTQKAGASLLDRIGKPVILLGHSQAGAYPPLITDIRPHLVHAMILLEPKGPPFQEAVFSAAKTRPWGIVDAPITYDPPVVDPDRDFVKVKHPPAGADLSECVLQAREPPPRRLKNLVDTPILVVTAEASYHAVYDYCTVEFLRQAGCGRVEHMELGRMGIRGNGHMMFLERNSGEIQKVVEEWIQKL; translated from the exons ATGTCTCGGCAGCAACGCGGCCCTGGGACTACATTAGCTAATACGGCTATCTCGACGGTTCCAGGTACCACAACAACCACTTACTCCGGCTCTACAGTCCCACTGCCAGTTGCACGACGTCAACATAACAACGCATCAGGATTCGTAGCCTCTCCGGTACGACAGCAAGGATGGGTTACGGTTAAGGAAGGAAGCTTCATTACTGCTTGGAAGGACAGATACTTGGTCCTACGCAAGGAGTGGCTTGACTTCTGCAAATCCGAAGGCGGCAAGTCCGCATATACCCTCTTTCTGAGTGATGTGGTTGGCGTTGGTCGTGTCGAAACTGGTACTCCCATCCTGGAGATTAAGAGGAGAGGTAATTGTTCTTCAACTAGTCCTGGCGAGAAGGAGGGCGAGTTCCGGGTCATGCACCTGAGGACCAAAACGGAGGACGACTTGTACAAATGGATTGACTGCATATACATGGCATGCCCTGGACTGGGTGGTGTGAGCAATCCCACCAATTtttcccatgccatccacGTTGGATTCAACCCAGGCAGCAAGGAATTCGTTGGTCTGCCTCACGAGTGGGTTCAACTGCTAAGTGCGTCCGCAATCACCAAGGAGGATTATGCACGAAATCCACAAGCCGTCATCGAAGCCGTCGACTTCTATTCGGATTTGACCAAAAAGACAGACAACCCCGAGGAGTACCTAGCTTTGTCACCAACTTCAGCAAATCGATTACTCGAAGAGCTGACCGAAGACCCTGACATTGATGCGATTGCCGCAACTTCTGCCAACATTTCATCTGCGCCTCGGGCAAATGCATATCTCCCGCAAGGTGCTAACAGCAAGCTCACTTTCCAACAACATGagcagagaagagaaagaagtCAAGAAAGGGTACCCAATTTACCGATCGAGAATCTCTCAATATCCAATACCGAGTCCTCCAGTAGGGTCGCTCCCAATGCCAGGCAAGACATCCAACCCCTCCGTCCTGCACCCTTGGCTCCAAAGCTACGAAGAGTTCCTCCTCAGCCGGTTCGCCCTGCTGCGGATCAATCACCAACCAAGACAGTTCCAGACAAGTCAACACTTGAGGTGTCTGTAACTCGACCTGAACAGGTCTCGAAACCAGCCCAGGACCCTACTTTGACAGCCATTCCAGTTCCGTCGAAGAGGAGACAAGCCGTCCGGCATCTCACCACATCAGAAGCGGAACTCATCTCAAAGCTGCAGGCGGTTGTATCTGCAGGAAATCCAGATCACTCCTATTCGAGGCAAAGGAAGATTGGACAAGGCGCCTCCGGTTCAGTCTACGTTGCAAAGATCAAAGACACCGCAGTTGGTGTTGCTCAAGATATTATGCTTGAGCGAGGTCTGAATGCTCGCGTGGCCATCAAGGAAATGAGCCTTGCGCGCCAGCCTCGCAAGGAGCTTCTCGTGGATGAGATAATGATCATGAAAGAGAACCGGCACGAAAATATCATTAATTTCTTGGATGCATTCTTAGTGAATGATAATAGGCAGTTATGGGTTGTGATTGAGTACATCGACGGTGGTGCATTGAACGATATCATCGACAACAACTTGACGATCCCTGAACGGCATATGGCGACCATTTGTAGGGAG ACTTGCCAAGGcttgcagcatctgcatTCTAGGCGCATCATTCACAGAGACATCAAGAGCGACAATGTTCTCATGGACAGCAGGGGACACATTAAGATCA CCGACTTTGGATTCTGCGCGAAACTCAACGAGCGACGATCCAAACGCGCAACAATGGTGGGAACCACGTACTGGATGGCCCCCGAAGTTGTGAAGCAAAAGAACTACAGCTACAAGATTGATGTATGGTCTCTTGGTATCATGGCTATTGAGATGGCTGAAATGGAGCCCCCTTATATGGACGAGGAGCCATTAAGGGCGTTGTACCTCATTGCGACGTCAGGGACACCACCACTGCGGCATGCCGCCAAGCATAGCCCATTGCTCAAGTCATTCCTAGCCAGATGTCTAAGAGTGGATGTCGAGCAGCGTGCCTCGACGGATGAGTTGCTGGACCACGAATTTCTGAACTCTGGGGGGTCT CAGGAAACTCCTGACACTGAAGTTCCTCACATCCGAACATACTTCTACATCGGAGGAGAATATgccaaagacgaaaaaggGGGCCATTTCTTCCGCGATCAAATGTACGTGGAGAAACTGGTCCCAGCTCAAGGGGTGACACAAAAGATTCCCATAATAATGATGCATGGAAATTGTATGACTGGCACG AACTTCCTCAACAAACCTGATGGCGGCCGTGGCTGGGCATCAGACTTTCTACTCCAAGGCTACGAAGTGTACATCATAGACCAACCACTCCGCGGGAGGTCAGCATGGCATCCCGGCGACGGCgttccatctccatccacaTATTCCGCTGAACTCATGCAAGATCGGTTCACGGCTCCAAAAAGAGCGATGCAATGGCCTCAAGCTGCGAAGCATACACAGTGGCCTGGCACGGGTATCATGGGCGACCCCATCTTTGACGCATTTTACGCATCGACAGTCcagttcatcaacaatgaGACATACCTACAAATACGGACACAAAAAGCCGGCGCATCTCTGTTAGACAGGATTGGAAAACCCGTCATCTTGCTCGGCCACAGCCAAGCAGGTGCCTACCCACCGCTAATCACAGACATACGGCCACATCTCGTTCACGCCATGATTCTCCTGGAACCAAAGGGCCCGCCGTTCCAGGAAGCCGTGTTTAGTGCGGCCAAGACACGGCCGTGGGGGATAGTCGACGCACCCATCACGTATGATCCGCCTGTGGTAGATCCAGATAGGGACTTTGTCAAAGTGAAGCATCCGCCGGCTGGGGCGGACTTGTCGGAGTGTGTGTTGCAGGCGAGGGAGCCGCCGCCGAGAAGGCTGAAGAACCTGGTGGATACGCCGATACTGGTGGTTACGGCGGAAGCGTCGTATCATGCTGTGTATGATTATTGTACGGTTGAGTTTTTGAGACAGGCGGGTTGTGGGAGGGTTGAGCATATGGAGTTGGGGAGGATGGGCATCCGTGGGAATGGGCATATGATGTTTTTGGAGAGGAACAGCGGGGAGATTCAGAAGGTGGTAGAGGAGTGGATTCAGAAGTTGTGA
- a CDS encoding 2-deoxy-D-gluconate 3-dehydrogenase (similar to Metarhizium acridum CQMa 102 XP_007812221.1) — translation MSAPMFSLQGQTAVVTGCTRGIGQAVAIGLAEAGADVILVQRDTGVTATKEAVEQLGRKAWIYTADMADQESVKALTPKILADGHEVRILVTCAGIQRRHPCEEFPDSDFNEVMQVNLNAVFTLCRDFGAHMLHLEPSPATGRRGSIINFASLLTFQGGLTVPAYAASKGAVGQVTKSFANEWTSKGITVNAIAPGYIETDMNTALLNNPERLASISARIPAGRWGSPEDFKGTTVYLASRASAYVSGHTLVVDGGWMGR, via the exons ATGAGCGCGCCAATGTTCTCGCTTCAAGGCCAGACGGCCGTCGTCACCGGCTGCACCCGTGGCATTGGCCAAGCCGTAGCCATTGGTCTCGCCGAAGCTGGTGCCGACGTCATTCTCGTGCAG AGAGACACCGGCGTCACAGCCACGAAAGAAGCAGTTGAACAGTTGGGCCGCAAGGCGTGGATCTACACGGCGGACATGGCGGACCAAGAATCCGTCAAGGCGCTCACGCCCAAGATTCTAGCTGACGGGCATGAGGTTCGAATTCTGGTCACCTGTGCCGGTATCCAGCGAAGACATCCATGCGAAGAGTTCCCCGACAGCGACTTCAACGAG GTCATGCAAGTGAACCTCAATGCCGTCTTCACACTCTGCCGAGACTTTGGCGCACACATGCTCCATCTcgaaccatcaccagccacCGGCCGCCgtggcagcatcatcaactttgcctcGCTGCTCACCTTCCAAGGCGGCCTCACCGTGCCCGCGTACGCAGCGTCCAAAGGCGCAGTCGGCCAAGTCACAAAGAGCTTCGCAAACGAATGGACGTCAAAGGGCATCACGGTCAACGCCATCGCCCCGGGATACATTGAGACGGACATGAACACAGCGCTGCTGAACAACCCCGAGCGACTGGCGAGTATCAGCGCCCGCATTCCCGCCGGCAGATGGGGCAGTCCGGAGGATTTCAAAGGAACGACAGTGTACCTTGCCAGTCGGGCGAGTGCGTACGTGAGTGGCCATACATTGGTCGTCGACGGCGGTTGGATGGGCCGGTAA
- a CDS encoding GCN5-related N-acetyltransferase (GNAT) domain-containing protein (similar to Metarhizium robertsii ARSEF 23 XP_007824919.1): MAPEDGLFSSKLISPEVAEKLPEGYQLRALRPTDFDTGFLECLRVLTTVGDITKESFEEQFRQMDKQGGYYIIVIEDTNRAEMENSVVATGALIVERKFIHSLGAVGHIEDIAVAKDQQGKKLGLRLIQALDYVAEKVGCYKCILDCSDANEGFYIKCGFRRAGLQMAHYYQGNKSKSQ, from the exons ATGGCTCCCGAAGATGGTCTCTTCTCGTCCAAGCTCATCTCTCCAGAGGTAGCTGAGAAGCTTCCCGAGGGCTACCAGCTGCGGGCCCTGCGGCCGACCGACTTTGACACTGGCTTTCTCGAGTGCTTGAGGGTATTGACAACGGTCGGCGACATTACCAAGGAGTCTTTTGAGGAACAATTCAGGCAGATGGATAAGCAGGGCGGGTACTACATCATTGTCATTGAGGATACCAACAGAGCTGAGATGGAGAATTCGGTTGTTGCCACCGGTGCTCTGATTGTCGAGCGCAAGTT CATTCATAGTCTCGGTGCAGTCGGGCACATTGAAGACAtcgccgttgccaaagaCCAACAGGGCAAGAAGCTTGGCCTCCGACTCATCCAAGCGCTCGACTACGTCGCCGAAAAGGTCGGCTGCTACAAGTGCATTCTCGACTGCAGCGACGCCAACGAAGGTTTCTACATCAAGTGCGGATTCAGACGGGCTGGGTTGCAGATGGCGCACTACTACCAGGGAAACAAGAGTAAATCTCAATGA
- a CDS encoding lipase (similar to Coccidioides immitis RS XP_001239039.1) codes for MSKGKPRDIEASAGPTYHSPGPTLLPGPIAQAVSLATRSTSLAIRVGSFVGCYSLDAARFTTLSSLGLARGLVETVLSRAARDTISLSASDLGVDETETILERSLESLHFAVTQIVFWTSASFRLTGTTISTASEASQLLLGSLDKLFGSTDSSRAVASIITLVRREFNNPATGVGGEKVGVSDLVVALSALAYLQQASRRSASEEARRQAYEEVIWDVVVLSDGERIDVRGDDDPERQFTSGSYGADDLGIRYGAGDDDEAVMDRLKSHITANLDPGTSVSISNSVSSVQTITVDVKGPQMLSLPTPPGAEIVETRGNAAPGNRRSWGFGQENDTSYTVVYRIQRDKLRSAMFRGEEEESGPSVVEVTDDDPALKTEPILKLEPAPKSLKNTTTSKGKEFKRPASTPSSTVTSPRTASHLDVPLEATKPRRPSQTLDLETSANQKKQRSPPMEPPPRTSSDKKQTTDSSKRSMPRKKVETLSNGKQSDKRPGLKQVLKESSQSLSNIWNKDASDTEPTRSTSKQRPQWKGPGAIAPEQPSKLKSPTTRTQPQQQLAQRNAPVRRGQTPDPFSRPSSRASYVSVHERRRDSIVSLTDAYSRNTTSGMRPASPTILRTDYSTQETISRTPGEIYPVGPVPPSPRAKSHHRRSVSYAPSLYSLATNDSQSSLLLASYYQKSAYNASNALNTLRREGFVDGTFPAGHLLQNITRYMRYSSASYGSQFMKLLGISKELPAGRVGDKTHQDVRHFVHHTESHDGNILLASFVDPQGGSDGTGSTGTGIPLVHYISLDHEAKAVVLACRGTLGFEDVLADLTCDYDNLIWRGRAYRVHKGVHASARRLLFGDDGRVLVTLKEALIEFPDYGLVLCGHSLGGGVTSLLGVMLSEPNPDGPGFVISAEPHSRLLTQGLGADHKFSEVRLPKSRRIHVYAYGPPGIMSPSLRKITRGLITTVVHGNDIVPHLSLGVLHDFQGLALAFKKDENQTKAEIRRRMWLAFQGHLSDKWYQSTPAAPKERDDEWVLPMLQALRDTMKGKKLVPPGEVFSVESTRVLRRDAFVMLEEGPIGRPARRVVLKYIKDVEGRFGEMRFGTGLLTDHSPAKYEDALNKLRLGLVE; via the coding sequence ATGTCCAAAGGCAAGCCTCGTGATATCGAGGCCTCTGCCGGCCCAACCTACCACTCTCCGGGTCCTACCCTTCTACCCGGCCCTATAGCCCAGGCCGTCAGCTTGGCTACACGATCAACATCCCTTGCTATTCGCGTAGGATCTTTCGTCGGCTGCTACAGTCTCGATGCTGCCAGATTTACAACCCTGTCAAGCCTAGGATTGGCTCGAGGTCTGGTAGAGACAGTCCTGAGTAGAGCCGCCCGGGATACGATATCACTGTCTGCTTCGGATTTGGGCGTCGACGAAACTGAAACCATCCTGGAGCGCAGTTTAGAAAGTCTGCACTTTGCCGTCACCCAAATCGTGTTTTGGACATCTGCCAGCTTTCGACTAACAGGGACAACAATATCAACCGCCTCCGAGGCATCACAACTTCTGTTAGGAAGTCTCGACAAGCTGTTTGGCTCCACCGATTCATCTCGGGCTGTCGCGAGCATCATTACTCTTGTTCGAAGGGAATTCAACAATCCAGCAACTGGAGTCGGGGGTGAGAAGGTTGGAGTTTCAGACTTGGTAGTGGCCCTCAGCGCTTTGGCCTACTTGCAACAAGCTTCTCGACGATCAGCATCTGAAGAGGCCCGGCGACAGGCATATGAGGAGGTGATTTGGGATGTAGTCGTTCTCAGCGACGGTGAGCGTATTGACGTGCGCGGCGACGACGACCCCGAACGCCAATTTACCTCAGGGAGCTACGGTGCTGATGACCTTGGGATACGATATggagctggtgatgatgacgaggctgTCATGGACCGACTCAAGAGCCATATTACCGCTAATCTTGACCCTGGCACGTCAGTATCGATATCGAACTCTGTATCTTCAGTTCAGACAATTACTGTTGACGTCAAAGGGCCGCAAATGCTGTCACTGCCCACTCCCCCTGGCGCGGAGATTGTCGAGACTCGGGGGAATGCAGCTCCAGGGAATCGTCGATCGTGGGGGTTCGGCCAGGAAAACGACACATCTTACACAGTTGTCTACAGAATTCAAAGAGACAAACTCCGATCGGCCATGTTTCgtggcgaggaggaggaatcTGGCCCTTCTGTCGTTGAGGTGACAGATGACGACCCTGCTCTGAAGACTGAACCAATCTTGAAACTGGAACCGGCACCCAAGTCTCTCAAAAACACAACCACCTCCAAAGGAAAGGAATTTAAACGTCCAGCCTCGACCCCTTCAAGTACCGTAACTTCTCCACGTACCGCAAGCCACCTAGATGTTCCCTTAGAAGCAACGAAACCTCGACGCCCGTCTCAAACGCTGGACCTGGAAACATCAGCaaaccaaaagaaacaacgATCGCCACCAATGGAACCTCCACCCCGTACCTCTTCAGATAAGAAGCAGACGACAGACTCTAGCAAGCGATCCATGCCGAGAAAGAAGGTCGAAACACTCAGTAACGGCAAACAATCTGACAAGCGACCAGGTCTGAAGCAAGTTTTGAAGGAAAGCAGTCAGTCTCTGTCCAATATCTGGAACAAGGACGCTTCTGACACGGAGCCGACTCGAAGCACAAGCAAACAACGGCCACAGTGGAAAGGACCTGGGGCGATTGCTCCCGAACAACCTAGTAAATTAAAGTCGCCCACCACCCGAACTCAACCGCAGCAACAACTAGCCCAACGTAACGCTCCAGTTCGACGAGGCCAGACACCAGATCCCTTTAGCCGGCCGTCATCACGGGCCAGCTACGTCTCAGTTCACGAACGAAGAAGGGACTCCATAGTTTCGCTTACCGACGCCTACTCGCGaaacaccaccagcggcATGCGTCCTGCCTCGCCAACCATACTGAGAACAGACTACTCCACTCAAGAGACGATATCGCGAACACCCGGCGAGATCTATCCTGTTGGACCGGTGCCCCCGTCACCTCGTGCTAAGAGCCATCATCGCCGATCGGTATCTTATGCCCCCAGTTTGTACAGCCTGGCAACAAACGACTCCCAATCCTCCCTTCTATTAGCATCGTACTACCAGAAGAGTGCGTACAATGCCTCCAATGCTTTAAATACATTGCGAAGGGAAGGTTTTGTCGATGGAACGTTTCCAGCGGGTCACTTGTTGCAGAACATTACAAGATACATGCGATATTCGTCTGCATCTTACGGCTCCCAGTTCATGAAACTCTTGGGCATCTCAAAGGAGCTCCCTGCTGGACGGGTTGGCGACAAGACGCACCAAGATGTCCGTCATTTTGTGCACCACACCGAATCTCACGATGGAAACATACTCCTTGCATCGTTTGTCGACCCGCAAGGAGGTTCTGATGGCACCGGTTCCACGGGCACAGGAATACCACTGGTGCACTACATCTCGCTTGACcacgaggccaaggctgtcgTTTTGGCATGTCGAGGAACCTTGGGATTTGAGGACGTACTTGCCGACCTGACGTGCGACTATGACAACTTGATTTGGAGGGGCCGAGCATACCGGGTGCACAAGGGGGTACATGCTTCTGCTAGAAGACTCTTATTCGGCGACGATGGCCGGGTTCTTGTCACACTAAAGGAAGCATTGATTGAGTTTCCAGACTACGGTCTCGTGCTCTGTGGCCATTCTCTAGGAGGAGGTGTCACGTCCCTCCTTGGTGTCATGTTGTCAGAACCCAACCCTGACGGTCCCGGCTTCGTCATCTCAGCTGAACCTCATTCAAGACTCCTCACACAAGGGCTTGGTGCAGACCACAAGTTCAGCGAGGTTCGACTCCCAAAATCACGTCGAATTCATGTCTACGCCTACGGACCCCCGGGCATAATGTCACCATCTCTGCGCAAAATCACACGTGGGCTCATCACCACCGTCGTACACGGCAACGACATCGTACCCCATCTGTCTCTCGGGGTTCTGCACGACTTTCAAGGTCTAGCACTCGCGttcaagaaggacgagaaCCAGACTAAAGCAGAGATAAGGCGTAGGATGTGGCTAGCCTTTCAGGGCCATCTTTCCGATAAATGGTACCAAAGTACACCGGCTGCGCCAAAGGAACGCGATGACGAGTGGGTGCTACCGATGCTTCAGGCGTTGCGGGATACcatgaagggcaagaaatTAGTGCCCCCGGGAGAGGTGTTTTCGGTTGAGTCGACGAGAGTACTGAGAAGAGATGCGTTTGTGATGCTGGAAGAGGGCCCGATTGGAAGGCCGGCGAGACGCGTGGTGCTCAAGTATATTAAGGATGTGGAGGGGCGGTTTGGGGAGATGCGATTCGGGACGGGGTTATTGACGGATCATAGTCCGGCGAAATATGAGGACGCGCTGAATAAGCTACGGCTGGGGCTGGTTGAATGA
- a CDS encoding LITAF-like zinc ribbon domain-containing protein, translating into MNSALHEQSSPASGLSSTDSVMDNGPQAPNTTPGIPLDKLQPRAQWIDCPECGKRSQTVVEGRSEGMKTFMNLMWWPLPGRKHWFEKIHWSCSNCNKQLAMQKNGKDLQVLV; encoded by the exons ATGAATTCCGCCCTTCACGAACA AAGCTCACCCGCCTCGGGCCTCTCGTCAACAGACTCCGTCATGGACAACGGCCCCCAAgccccaaacaccacgccCGGCATCCCGCTGGACAAGCTGCAGCCCCGAGCGCAATGGATCGACTGTCCTGAGTGCGGGAAACGATCACAGACGGTCGTCGAAGGACGCAGCGAAGGGATGAAGACGTTTATGAACCTCATGTGGTGGCCGTTGCCTGGACGCAAGCACTGGTTCGAGAAGATTCACTGGTCGTGTAGTAACTGCAACAAGCAGCTTGCTATGCAGAAGAACGGAAAGGATCTACAGGTTCTTGTGTag